In bacterium, a genomic segment contains:
- a CDS encoding tetratricopeptide repeat protein, which produces MTTFYRNPLFISAAIALLLGIAALNFFGALEFYIGLAVSILLFGWGLHDAKKSHNQLMDNIAELKEDIIRIEEFVIHRPPTAEEFFESLGKEEKKLAEPVRLQIIDATNLMNSQNFPEAEKLLEPLTRVFPRNTALLTSLGYTYMGQRKYFEAAKIYEEVVQRHPEDTLALNNLGSVLFGLGDFEKALGAFDRALKNEPRHPLLHYSRANPLRELRRYDEAEISLRKAIEIWPDFSWAKNNLGVILDLTGKPNEAEQLYREVIKHDLSFALPYRNIGLIREEQGKLIEAEEYFRKSIEVDHSYTDGYISLASLLEKQGKHEEALKVFQSAIETDPENPRIYNNLGCIYAKHSDFTNAILALSRAISFNPRYPRAYLNLGEIYFHIRQDTLARSCLQKYLEFDEKNYPIGRRIAEVKLAELERESQTDSNVE; this is translated from the coding sequence ATGACAACATTTTACCGAAATCCTCTGTTCATTTCGGCGGCAATTGCGCTTCTTCTTGGAATTGCGGCATTGAATTTCTTCGGTGCGCTCGAATTCTATATTGGTCTTGCAGTATCAATTCTTTTGTTTGGTTGGGGATTGCATGATGCTAAGAAATCACATAATCAATTAATGGATAATATTGCCGAACTAAAAGAAGACATCATTCGGATAGAGGAATTTGTAATCCATAGGCCACCGACGGCGGAAGAGTTCTTTGAATCGCTTGGCAAAGAAGAGAAGAAATTAGCGGAACCGGTTCGTCTACAAATCATAGATGCAACGAATCTTATGAACAGTCAAAACTTTCCTGAAGCGGAGAAGCTTCTGGAACCACTAACAAGAGTTTTCCCGCGAAATACGGCCTTACTTACGAGTCTCGGTTATACCTATATGGGACAGAGAAAGTATTTTGAAGCGGCCAAAATCTACGAAGAAGTAGTACAACGACACCCCGAAGACACCCTCGCGTTAAACAACCTTGGGAGCGTTTTATTTGGTCTGGGAGATTTTGAGAAAGCACTTGGTGCATTTGATCGAGCGTTGAAGAACGAGCCACGGCATCCGCTGTTACATTACAGCAGGGCAAATCCCCTACGCGAATTGAGAAGATATGACGAAGCAGAGATCTCGCTTCGAAAAGCAATCGAGATTTGGCCAGACTTTTCTTGGGCAAAGAACAACCTTGGCGTTATTTTGGATCTGACCGGGAAACCGAACGAAGCAGAACAGCTCTACCGAGAAGTGATCAAACATGACCTGAGCTTCGCCCTGCCGTACAGGAATATTGGTCTAATTCGTGAAGAGCAGGGGAAGTTAATAGAGGCAGAAGAGTATTTCCGAAAATCAATAGAAGTTGACCATAGCTATACGGACGGCTATATAAGCCTCGCCTCTCTATTGGAGAAACAAGGCAAACATGAAGAAGCACTTAAGGTGTTTCAATCGGCAATCGAGACGGATCCGGAAAATCCGAGAATCTATAATAATCTGGGCTGCATATACGCGAAGCATTCCGACTTTACTAATGCAATTCTGGCGCTAAGCAGAGCGATATCCTTCAATCCAAGATACCCGAGAGCATATCTCAATCTTGGCGAAATTTACTTTCACATTAGACAGGATACATTGGCAAGGAGCTGCCTTCAGAAATACTTGGAATTTGACGAGAAGAACTATCCAATAGGCAGACGTATCGCGGAGGTAAAACTTGCAGAACTAGAGCGAGAGAGCCAAACCGATTCGAATGTTGAATAG
- a CDS encoding DUF2179 domain-containing protein translates to MIEYLAAHPWLLMIGIFLLRIVDQTIGTLRMISVVRGYPVIAVLMGFLEVFIWINVIGQVIQNLDAWYLTIGYAAGFAAGQAVGMWVERKLALGNQLVRVISRTEVDLARKLWENNYPVVEIPSTDRSGPVDVVFVVEGRENIPALTKLIAETDPQAFYTVEDVRLTSHRPSRTIGILDLFPWLRWQEVVKKR, encoded by the coding sequence ATGATTGAGTATTTGGCGGCGCATCCGTGGCTGCTGATGATCGGGATTTTTCTGCTGCGGATCGTGGATCAAACCATCGGCACGCTGCGCATGATCAGCGTCGTGCGCGGTTATCCGGTGATCGCGGTGCTGATGGGATTTCTCGAAGTGTTCATCTGGATCAACGTGATCGGGCAGGTGATCCAGAACCTCGACGCGTGGTATCTGACCATCGGCTACGCGGCGGGCTTTGCGGCCGGGCAGGCGGTGGGGATGTGGGTCGAGCGGAAACTCGCGCTCGGCAATCAGCTCGTGCGGGTGATTTCGCGCACCGAGGTGGATCTCGCGCGCAAACTGTGGGAGAACAACTATCCGGTGGTGGAAATTCCGAGCACGGATCGCAGCGGGCCGGTGGACGTGGTGTTCGTGGTCGAGGGCCGCGAGAACATTCCCGCGCTGACCAAGCTCATCGCCGAGACCGATCCGCAGGCGTTCTACACCGTGGAAGACGTCCGCCTGACCAGCCATCGCCCGTCCCGCACGATCGGCATCCTCGACCTCTTCCCGTGGCTGCGCTGGCAGGAAGTGGTCAAGAAGAGATAG